DNA from Brachyspira aalborgi:
TTATAAACGATTTGCTTGCGCTGAATATATTTGCTATGTCTGAAGCCAATTCTTTTAAGTTAATTTCAAATTTGTCGATATCGCTTAACTTAAAATATAATTCTCTTAATAATTTTAATTGTTTATCTTTTTCTTTATAAGTAACATGCTGCAATACATTATTTGCATAAACCGCGAAATGTCCGATAAAATTTTGAATCTCGTCTAATATGCTATTGTAAAAATCTATTTTATCTTCCCTATTTCTAAATACTATAATTCCGATATTTTTTTGACTTATAGATATTGGCAAAGCTAATAAAGCGTTATAATTTAAAAAAACTTCGGCGTTAGAATTGCTTATATTTTTACCGATATATTTTTTTCCGTCATATAAAATTTCTTTAATATTATCGTTAGTTATTGGAAAATCTACTTTACAAACATAATATCTGTCTATTCCGTAAACTCCTCTTAAAATTAAATATTCTCCTTTAGGAAAATAAACTTCTCCGCAATCAAAATTATAATATTGACATATTTTCTCTAAAAATAAATCTACAACTCTATCTATTTCATTTGTATTTTCTGCAAACAAAAGTCCGTTTGATAAATCCGTAAAAAAACTTTCAATAGGCTTTTTATCTTCCATAAAATTCCTCATTATAATATATTTTTTAAACTTTAAAAACTTTTAATTGGTAAGGCAATATTTCTATAGTTTCTTTTATATCGACAATATTATCGAATGAAATATCTTCTTTTATGTCAAAATTTTTAGCGTCAAATTCTTCTTTTTTGTCCGTAATATTAATCACTATAAAAACTCTTTCTTTTTCATCCAAACTATATTTATAAAATTTTCTGAAAGGATTTTTTATCTCTTCTTTTTCTTCAATATCGATTTTTTTATCTTCGTTATTTTCGTTTTCATTAAGTTTTTTTAATTCTTCTAATTTTTTCTTTTTTTCAATATTTTCCAAAACATCCAAAGAAACTATTTTTCCGCAATTTGTTAATATAGGATTTTGTTTAATATAAATCGCCATATCTTTTATATATTCGCTTAAATCAAAACTTATTTTTTCAAAGTCATTTTCATTTCCATTAACTACATTGCATCTTTTATAAAATCCAAACTCATCTCCCGTAGTTATCATCCACATATCGCAGACGATTGCCGTAAATAAAAAAGTTTGTTTCAATTTCCAAATATTGCCTTTATATTCCGTTATGAGTCTTTTTGTATCATGATTGCTTGGAAAGGCTATTTGTTTGCAATTTTCTCTTGCCGCGTCGTATTGTTCTATAAACCATTCGCTTTCGTAATCCCACCATTTCGCGCTGCTCGCCACATAATCGAATCCAGATTCTATCAAATCTTTTGTGTCGTCCAAAGAGCAACCCAAACTTTCCGCAAAAAATATAATTTCTTTATTTTCTTTTTTTGCTTCGCTTATTAAATATTGCCACAATTCTTTAGGGACTTTATAAGCCGCGTCGCATCTGAAACCCGAAAATCCCAATTCCAAATTATGTTTAATAAGCTCATTCCAATAATTCCAAATAGGATTTTCAATCTCTTCGTTATCTTTATTTAAAATAATTTTTTGATTATTGAAAGAAGCCAAATCTCCCCATTCTATCCATTTTCCATTATCCCAAGCGCCTGGCGATTCTAATTTTCCGTCTTTTAATTTATACCATTCAAAATGTTCTTCAACTAAATTGCAATCTTTTGAAGAATGATTAATAACTAAATCTATCATTATTTTTATATTATTATTTTTGCAATATAAAACGAAATCTTTTATTTCTTTTTCGGCAATGTCTTTTTCAGAACTTGTAAAAAATGCAGGATTATATTTATAATAATCTTTAGTCGCGTATAAACTTCCGCTAAATCCTGGGTAAGTTATCGGATTAATATAAACCCATTCAAATCCGATTTTTTTTATTCTGTCTATATGCGAATACCAATTTTTAATGTTTCCCAATAATGGGGCAAATAAATTATAGCTTAAAACCTTCATTAATAAACTATTATATATGGTATAAAATAAAATTCAATATAATAAAACGGCTTGATTTTTTTAATAATTTTTATATAATCAAAATATTATAATTATAATAATAAAGAATAAAAATTTATGAGGATAATTTAATGTCGTCTAAAAAAATTACGGTAAAAAAGAAAAATAGCGTTGTAAAAACTCTTCAGTGGATAGGAATATCGGTTATTTCTATTTTGCTTATTTTATATTTTTTGGTAAGCACGGGAGGAAGCCAAACTACTCCGACTATAGGCTCGGTTAATGGAACTCCGATTTATTATACAAGCACTAGTCCTTATGGAAGAGCTTTTAGAGATATAGAAAGATATTATCAGCAAATTGGAATACCGATAAATAACGAAATGTATTCTTTTATAGAAGATATGGCTTTTAAGAGAGCGGTTACAATCATTCTTTTAGATAAAATAGCTTCTGAAAATATAAAGATATCGGATAATCTTATAGTAGACGCTATGAAAAGCGAATTTGTAGACACCAACGGATTATATAACGATGTAGCTTTTCAATCTTTTATAAAAAATACTTCTAAATCGGAACAAAAAAGAATAGAAAAAGAATTAAAAGAAAGTATTTTATATCAAACTATATCTATGGAACTTTTTAAAGATATAAAAATTAATTCTTTAGAAGTTGAAAGAAATTATATAAAAGAAGAAACTAAAAGAGATATTGAAATGGTTTATATAGACGCCGCTTCAATAGTTGAAAATTCCGAAATTCCAATATCCGATTTGGAAAAATATTTTAACGATAATAAAACAAATTTCGCTCAAGCCGATATTTCCTATATAGCTTTAGAAAGCGGAGGAGTAGCGGATAATTTATATAAAAGCTTAAAAGACGATATAACTTTATTTGACAAAAACGCCATTGAAAAAAGTATAGAAACTAATAATTATAAATTAGGTTATGTGACTAAAATGGAAATGCCATCCGAAAATTTTGCAAACAGTATATTTACAAATACAAAAACAAATACTTTATTGCAACCTATTTATGTAAACGGAAAATATTATATTGTTTTATTAAACGATATAAGACTTCCCGAAAAATATTCCGATGTAAAAATCGATATATTAAAAAACGAATATTTAAAATCAAATATGAAAGCTTTACTTGAAGTTGAAAAAACAAAACAATCGGAAATATTAAAATCGGCATTTGAAAATAATAATAATCTTGCTTCGCTTAATAATAAAGGAAATATAGAATATTATAAAACTTCAAAGCCTTTTTATTATAATCAAGCAAATTTAAGTTCGATTAACGGAAATATGATTCCCGAATCTTCCGAAGAAAATTTTTATAGAAGAGTATTTTCTTTAGAAGTAGGTTCTGTTAGCGATGTCGTAAAACTTGAAAACGGAGTAGCGATAATAAAAGTTTTATCCGAAGAAAAACCAGATATGAATAAACTTGCGACTTCTGACGATAGCATAAAGTCGGCTATAAAAATGGAATTGAGTTCTTATATAGAAAATGAATGGCAAAATAAAAATATTGAAAAAGCAAGAGTTAAGAAAAATAATATAAGATAATTTTAATTAAACTATTAAGTAAGATTATAAATATTATTTTTTATAATTTTTTAAAATAAACGCTTTAAATATTTTTAAAAAGATTGTATAATAATTAATAAATAATTTAAATTATTTTGTTGACAAAAAATTTTAAATGTTGTAAAATATTATTAAATTAATTAAAATAAATAGTTGACAATTTTTTAAATATTTTATAATATTGTTAAATTAATCAATATTGAAAAAAATTTAAATAAACTATTGACTAATTTTTAAACTTATTGTATAAATTAAAAGTTAGTTAAAAAATATTTAAATTATTATTGACAAAATTTTTTAGATATTGTATAATTTGAAAATAAATTAAATAAAAAAAGTGATGGAAAATTTATATGAGATTTAAAAACATTGTAAGTATGTTGAACAGTACAGTACAGTACAGTACAGTGCCATAAGTTTAAACTTTTCAAAAATAAATCAATCAAAAAAATTATTAAAATTTTGTCCGTTTCTTTCGGATACATTAGCCGTGATAACTTATCGGGAGAGAAGAAACCCGATTTTGTTATAAATAAAAAATTTTTCATAAAAGGAGATAACAAAATGAAAAAAATTAAAAAATTTCTTCTAACAATTGCAATGACGATGATTTTTAGCGTATCGGCATTTGCGGCAAGTGGGTTCGAGTTTATATTAAATGTGCCTTTCGGTTTAAGCGTTGGTTTTGAATCGGTAGATTTGGGTATGCTACCAGGCGCTGACGGAATTACGCAACGAAAAATCGAAGACGCAAGTCCTGGCGTAGGTTTCGATATTGGAGTTGCGGCGCAGTTGGGTTATATGTTCCAAGTTAAAGACGGTTTTGGAATAAGCGTTTTGGGAGAATTGGGCTATAGCCATGACACAATATCTGGAACTTATAGCAAAATCGAAGGAGGAGACGGTAATAGTATTAATTGGAGCGGAATAAAAGCAATTTATACTTTAGAACAGTTTCAAATTGGATTATTGCCTAAATTTAATATTGGAGCATTTTCAATAGGAATTGGCGGAGGAGTAAAAATTCCGATAAGCGCTAAAGAAAGAGTAAAAATAGACAGTTTGGGAATAGACGAAAAGAGTAAATTTAAACCTGCCGATGCCGTTCAAGGTTATATAAAATTAACTTTTGATTATTCTCTTTTCTTCACTGATAATTTAGCCATGAATTTCGGTTTGTATTTAGGATATGATACTCCTCTTACTGCAACGGCAAGAGATGCGTCATATTTTACCGCTTTATTTGAGAGAGTAAATGTTCATGACTTTAATGTAGGTTTGCAATTAGGATTTAGATTTGGACCGAAAGCTTAAAAATCTTTTTCAAAATTTTTCATATAAATTCTAAAACACTTGATTTGCGGTTTATACTTAATTGTATAAACCGTTTTTTATGTATTAATTTTATTTTTTTTGAGAAAAGCAGAAGCTTATTAATCGATTGTTTCGCTTCACGCTGTGTGCCTCTCGTAATGACAATATCCTTATTAAATCAAAATCTCTTATTCTCATTTAAACAAAATCAATCTCTATTATATATTTATCTTTTTCAGCAATTTCACTTTTTTTTGAAATTCTATTAATCGCATAAGGTTTAAGATAAATCGCGCTTATTTCATTATTTGAATTTTCTATTATTGGAATATTATCTCTAACTCTTAAAGGAATTTTTGAATCTATAAATATTTTTCTTAAATACTTTTTCTCTCCGTTAGGATACGAAATTAAAAAGTCCGCATTTTTTCTTTGCCTAACAATTATTGGATAATCGCATTTTATATATAATTTTTCTTTATAATTTATATTTTTATTTTCAATCGTTTTAAAACTAATATTTTTATTTAAAAAATTATAAATTCCATCTTTTTTAATTTTTAAATAATTGTTTATATTTTCTTTTTTTTCAATTTCTTCTATAATCAATAAATTATATTCTTTAATCAAATTAAAATTATCTAATCTTAAAATAACATTGCTTTTTTTCGATTTTATTATTTTAACTATTTCAGAAATTCTTTTTTCGGTTATCTCTATATTATTTTTTTCGCTTTCGGCAATAAATTTCATTATTATTCTATTAAGAAAAATTCTATTTAAATTTTTAATATTTTCTATATTTATAGAATTTTTATTTATCAAATTTTTTTTGTAAATATTATTAATTTTCTTTCTTAAAAATTTATTCTCCAAATAAGCTTTTTTTGAAAATTTTATTATATTATCTTTTGATTTTTTATTAATAGTTTCAAGCATTGGAATAATTAAATTTCTTATTTTATTTCTCGCATATTTATTTTTTTTATTTGAAGCGTCCTCTCTATATTCCAAATTATTTTCTTTCGCGTAATTTTCAATCTCTTCTCTATAAAAATTAAGAATCGGGCGTAAAATATAATTATTCTTTTTTTTAAGGCAATTATAAATATCCGCTCCAGCTCCTTTAATCATTCTATAAATTATCGTTTCGACAAAATCGTCTTTATTATGAGCGATAATCAAATAATCGAAAATATTTTTATTGTAAAGCTCTTCAAAAAAATTATATCTATCTTTTCTCGCTTCATTTTGAATATTTTTTTTATTATAACTTCCTTCTTTTATTTCTTTAATGTAAATATTGAGATTATATTTTTTTGCAATATTTCTTGCAAATAATTCGTCTTTTTTAGATTCTTCTCCTCTCAAATTATAATTTATATGAATAATTATAAGATTAAAGCCAAGTTCTTTTTTTAATTTGTAAATTATATGAAGAGCAGTTTGCGAATCGATTCCGCCAGAATATGCTACAGCAAAAGTTTTTTTATTTATATCTTTTATGTTTTTAGTTAAAAATTTTTTTACGCTACTGAACATATTTTTTATAAAACATTCGCGGCAAGTTCCGCAAGTTTTGAACGCTCGCCTTTTTCCAAAGTAACCGTTCCGCTTAAAACTTCCGCTTTAGTTCTGTCTATTAAATAAGTTAAACCGTTATTTCTTTCGTCCAAATAAGGCGTGTCAATTTGATGAATATCGCCCGTGAAAACTATTTTAGTTCCTTCGCCAGCTCTCGTTATAATAGTTTTTATTTCATGCGGAGTTAAATTTTGAGCTTCGTCAACTATAAAGTATATTTTATTCAAACTTCTTCCTCTTATATAAGCCAAAGGAGATATTACTATTTTTTCATTTTCAAGCATTTTCCTAATATTTTTACTCTCATCGCTATCTTCGGAATGTATATGCTGTATAACCGATAAATTATCGAATAATGGCTGCATATAAGGTTCTAATTTGCTATTAACATCGCCAGGCAAAAATCCCAAATCTTTATTTGACAAAGCGACTATAGGACGAGCAAGCAATATTTGTCTGTATTCTCTTCTTTTTTCAAGCGCCGCCGCCAAAGCCAAAAGCGTTTTTCCCGTTCCCGCTTTTCCCATAACAGTAACCAAAGGAACGCTATTGTCAAGCAAAATATCTAAAGCCATAGCTTGCTCTTCGTTTCTTGGCTTTATTCCATAAGCGCTTATATCGGTATTTACATAAATAATCGTATTGCTGTCTTCTTTATATTTGCCTATAACCGCTTCGTCTTCTTCGTTTACTCTATAACATAAATAAGTATTTGGATAAATAGAATGTTCGCTTTTAATTCCTATTTCATTATTATTTTTAAGTTCTTCTATATATACTTTAGCGTTATCGCCCGATATATTTTCAATTCCCGTAAACAATGAAGATAATTTTTCTATTTTGTCCGTATTATAATCTTGAGTATTTATTCCTAAACTTCTCGCCTTCATTCTCATATTAATATCTTTAGTTATAAGAACGACTCTGAAATCTTCGCATTTAATATTATAAGCTGAAGAAAGAATTTTATGGTCGGGAATATTTCCAGAAAATATTTTTTTGAAATCCTCTCTCTCTTCGTTATTTACATCTATAAATATTTTGCTTTTATTTGGAAGAATCACTCCGTTTGTAAATATATCTTTATCTTCGCTACTTTCCGAAAGCGTATCGAGTTCTCTTATAAACTCTCTTGCGTTAAAATTAATTGTGTCGCTTCCTTTTTTGAATTTATCTACTTCTTCCAAAACTGTAATCGGTATTACTATATTTGTTTCTTCAAAAGAAAATATAGATTTAAAATCATGCAGTATAACATTTGTGTCAAAAACGAATACTTTTTTATTAGGAATAAATTTTTCAGTCATTTGCAAATCCTTTAGTATTTATAATTTTATATTTTTTATTATTATGATATATAAATTAAAAAAAATCAAATATTAAAAAGGATTATTTAATTTGATATTTTTTAAGAAAGTTAATTTTTAAAAATAAAGTTAAAAAAAAGAGGCTTACCCTTTCGGATAAACCCCTTAAAATTATATTCCCAAATTAATTAGGACTTCCTGGTATGAACATGTAATTCCACCAAGGCGTATTCCAAGAATCTGTGAATTTTACATATCTCGTAAATGTTTTAACTAGTTCTTGAGGTTTTTTACCTATATATAAACTAGCATCTTGCATTTTTCCAAATCTGTTATCGAGGTTTCTTTCATTTACTTCCCACCACCAATAGTAAGAATCAACGCCTGCGCAACCGCTTAAGCCTTCATTAGCCTGTGGATTCATAACCAAAACTTCTATATAATCTTTTTGGAAATTTCTCTTAAAGTATATATTTTCACCATGAACGCCATTCCAGAATTTAGACAAAGTTATATTAGCCTCTATAAATGTATGAACTGCGTTTTTAGCGCTTCCTCCAGAACCATATATTCTTTCAGCTTCACTTCCGCCTATAGCCATTTTATAAATAGCTCCAACTGTCCAGTTTCCCGTATGAGCATATTCATGCGTTACGCTATCTTCATTTCCATATTTTTTTGCGGTGCAATTTACATAATCTACTATAACCGCTCCTACAAATTGTTTGATTAATCTGTTATCTTGTTTGTAGTAAATATCGCCTTTAGAATCAAAATAGTAGTAATCTTGTAGATTTGATTTTTCACCAGTTGCTGGCTTGCTTTTTTGGAATTCACTAGGTGCATGATAATTTCTACCATTTCTAATTGCGAAAACTTTACCGTCATTAGCGGCTTTTCTGTTAATTTGGTCGAGCCATAATTGATTTAGTTTTGCGCTATCTCTGTAGTCTACTGCGACTTTTTGAGAACTTGCAAAAGGAACAGTAACTGTATATACTGAGCCAGCTTCTTCTGGAAGAGTAATTGAACCTGTTCCATCGCTATTAGTTTCGCCGCCAGTAGTTCCGTCACCAGAACCCGTTCCACCGCCAGTAGTTCCGCCACCACTAGAAGTAGATAAAGAAGTCGATTGAGTTGGGGTATCGCCACCACAAGAGACAATCGTTGCCGCAGAGAATGCAACTACTAAAATTATAACAGCCATTCTCCACAATAATTTTGATTTAAACATATGAAACTCCTCGTCAAGGTTTCCATCCTTGACTTTAAATATTATTTTATAAGATTTTATTAACCTTACATCTATAAGATAATAAATATTTTTAAAAAGTCAAGAACTTTTTTTAATTTTTTTCTACTTTTTTTAAATTTAAAAATAACTTTATTCATATTTTTATATAAAATCAAAGCTTTTATTAAAATAAGAATAATTGAAACAATAACAAATACCGAAATAAACCTTTTTTAATTATATTTATTTTTTATAGAAATAAATCGTTATTATGCAATACACATTTAAATAAAG
Protein-coding regions in this window:
- a CDS encoding alpha-amylase family glycosyl hydrolase gives rise to the protein MKVLSYNLFAPLLGNIKNWYSHIDRIKKIGFEWVYINPITYPGFSGSLYATKDYYKYNPAFFTSSEKDIAEKEIKDFVLYCKNNNIKIMIDLVINHSSKDCNLVEEHFEWYKLKDGKLESPGAWDNGKWIEWGDLASFNNQKIILNKDNEEIENPIWNYWNELIKHNLELGFSGFRCDAAYKVPKELWQYLISEAKKENKEIIFFAESLGCSLDDTKDLIESGFDYVASSAKWWDYESEWFIEQYDAARENCKQIAFPSNHDTKRLITEYKGNIWKLKQTFLFTAIVCDMWMITTGDEFGFYKRCNVVNGNENDFEKISFDLSEYIKDMAIYIKQNPILTNCGKIVSLDVLENIEKKKKLEELKKLNENENNEDKKIDIEEKEEIKNPFRKFYKYSLDEKERVFIVINITDKKEEFDAKNFDIKEDISFDNIVDIKETIEILPYQLKVFKV
- a CDS encoding peptidylprolyl isomerase, whose protein sequence is MSSKKITVKKKNSVVKTLQWIGISVISILLILYFLVSTGGSQTTPTIGSVNGTPIYYTSTSPYGRAFRDIERYYQQIGIPINNEMYSFIEDMAFKRAVTIILLDKIASENIKISDNLIVDAMKSEFVDTNGLYNDVAFQSFIKNTSKSEQKRIEKELKESILYQTISMELFKDIKINSLEVERNYIKEETKRDIEMVYIDAASIVENSEIPISDLEKYFNDNKTNFAQADISYIALESGGVADNLYKSLKDDITLFDKNAIEKSIETNNYKLGYVTKMEMPSENFANSIFTNTKTNTLLQPIYVNGKYYIVLLNDIRLPEKYSDVKIDILKNEYLKSNMKALLEVEKTKQSEILKSAFENNNNLASLNNKGNIEYYKTSKPFYYNQANLSSINGNMIPESSEENFYRRVFSLEVGSVSDVVKLENGVAIIKVLSEEKPDMNKLATSDDSIKSAIKMELSSYIENEWQNKNIEKARVKKNNIR
- a CDS encoding outer membrane beta-barrel protein: MKKIKKFLLTIAMTMIFSVSAFAASGFEFILNVPFGLSVGFESVDLGMLPGADGITQRKIEDASPGVGFDIGVAAQLGYMFQVKDGFGISVLGELGYSHDTISGTYSKIEGGDGNSINWSGIKAIYTLEQFQIGLLPKFNIGAFSIGIGGGVKIPISAKERVKIDSLGIDEKSKFKPADAVQGYIKLTFDYSLFFTDNLAMNFGLYLGYDTPLTATARDASYFTALFERVNVHDFNVGLQLGFRFGPKA
- the tilS gene encoding tRNA lysidine(34) synthetase TilS, whose product is MFSSVKKFLTKNIKDINKKTFAVAYSGGIDSQTALHIIYKLKKELGFNLIIIHINYNLRGEESKKDELFARNIAKKYNLNIYIKEIKEGSYNKKNIQNEARKDRYNFFEELYNKNIFDYLIIAHNKDDFVETIIYRMIKGAGADIYNCLKKKNNYILRPILNFYREEIENYAKENNLEYREDASNKKNKYARNKIRNLIIPMLETINKKSKDNIIKFSKKAYLENKFLRKKINNIYKKNLINKNSINIENIKNLNRIFLNRIIMKFIAESEKNNIEITEKRISEIVKIIKSKKSNVILRLDNFNLIKEYNLLIIEEIEKKENINNYLKIKKDGIYNFLNKNISFKTIENKNINYKEKLYIKCDYPIIVRQRKNADFLISYPNGEKKYLRKIFIDSKIPLRVRDNIPIIENSNNEISAIYLKPYAINRISKKSEIAEKDKYIIEIDFV
- a CDS encoding PhoH family protein, with translation MTEKFIPNKKVFVFDTNVILHDFKSIFSFEETNIVIPITVLEEVDKFKKGSDTINFNAREFIRELDTLSESSEDKDIFTNGVILPNKSKIFIDVNNEEREDFKKIFSGNIPDHKILSSAYNIKCEDFRVVLITKDINMRMKARSLGINTQDYNTDKIEKLSSLFTGIENISGDNAKVYIEELKNNNEIGIKSEHSIYPNTYLCYRVNEEDEAVIGKYKEDSNTIIYVNTDISAYGIKPRNEEQAMALDILLDNSVPLVTVMGKAGTGKTLLALAAALEKRREYRQILLARPIVALSNKDLGFLPGDVNSKLEPYMQPLFDNLSVIQHIHSEDSDESKNIRKMLENEKIVISPLAYIRGRSLNKIYFIVDEAQNLTPHEIKTIITRAGEGTKIVFTGDIHQIDTPYLDERNNGLTYLIDRTKAEVLSGTVTLEKGERSKLAELAANVL